In Mytilus trossulus isolate FHL-02 chromosome 14, PNRI_Mtr1.1.1.hap1, whole genome shotgun sequence, a genomic segment contains:
- the LOC134697737 gene encoding uncharacterized protein LOC134697737, translating to MWQRLSISWASPLQHTGISDDRVVRAEQTKDWESEQLDRTHLLNEHKPLVVVTNKHLHEKKGNLQSLQKEPQQDRTRSITSPKPSVIFTTKTLPQQTSSLKTKQITKEVIAAIEIGYTHSGYVFCLGKKFALEGIGLYCSNWEARDKGVVSFKTSTAILFRPDTSVHSIGYEAEEHVSRIQGESDSGKWFFFKNFMVECYKLKATSVEDLIIKDFLQNNVTMKAVDVISSFIKQMKDKLVNELIRRLLGYTDNDIHWVITTPGKLEPPIHKLMNTAITKTGINPDQLKIVQGPEAELMYNRTFTGSPSSFGEEQIAPLPKFYRSLLIHIGGCKHLHFNLGVAINLTVVEVNEKKTNILETIFTTNESAKQAFIRFLTRLFGGDVLKYLRDYHPLEYSELLHNFEKKLKYFESGKVVTVRVPPKWYDAYREFTGDILTNAINQTTFRDAVSFQNDKIRISPELFRKFYENATDFTIEMVEKTLAKQSALGIGVVFIAGDHVDHVFVKTLKERYPAHKIIVSKNPELVVLKGAVLNEIME from the exons ATGTGGCAGCGATTATCTATAAGCTGGGCCTCCCCCTTGCAACATACGGGTATCTCAGATGACCGTGTTGTCAGAGCTGAACAAACAAAGGACTGGGAATCA GAGCAGCTAGACCGTACACATTTACTAAACGAACACAAACCGTTAGTGGTAGTAACAAACAAACACCTTCATGAAAAGAAAGGCAATCTTCAG TCTTTGCAGAAGGAACCACAGCAAGACCGCACAAGATCAATAACTTCACCAAAACCGTCAGTGATATTTACAACTAAAACCCTTCCTCAACAGACAAGTAGTTTgaag actaaacaaataacaaaagaagTTATTGCTGCAATAGAAATTGGATACACCCATTCAGGATATGTCTTTTGTTTGGGTAAAAAGTTTGCTTTGGAGGGAATTGGTCTATATTGTTCTAACTGGGAAGCAAGAGATAAGGGAGTTGTCAGTTTTAAAACCTCAACTGCGATTTTGTTCAGACCTGATACATCTGTTCATAGTATTGGTTACGAAGCAGAGGAACATGTCAGCAGAATTCAAGGCGAATCAGATTCTGGAAAATGGTTCTTTTTCAAAAACTTCATGGTGGAATGTTACAAACTAAAG GCTACATCTGTTGAAGATTTgattataaaagattttttgcAAAACAATGTTACAATGAAAGCAGTGGATGTGATATCTAGCtttattaaacaaatgaaagaCAAACTGGTGAATGAATTAATACGACGACTTCTAGGGTACACCGACAATGATATACATTGGGTGATAACAACACCGGGGAAATTAGAACCTCCAATACACAAGCTGATGAACACCGCCATCACAAAG ACTGGAATCAATCCTGATCAGTTGAAAATTGTACAGGGACCCGAAGCCGAGCTAATGTATAATCGAACGTTTACTGGTTCACCATCTTCATTTGGCGAAGAACAGATTGCGCCACTGCCGAAATTCTACAGGTCTTTATTAATACATATAGGAG GTTGTAAGCACCTCCATTTTAATTTAGGGGTAGCTATCAATTTGACTGTGGTAGAagtaaatgaaaagaaaacaaatatcctTGAGACAATTTTTACTACAAATGAAAGTGCAAAACAAGCGTTTATAAGATTCTTAACCCGCTTATTTGGAGGGGATGTTTTGAAGTATTTAAGAGATTACCATCCATTGGAATATTCTGAACTTCTACATAATTTTGAGAAGAAACTGAAATACTTTGAGTCAGGTAAAGTAGTAACTGTTCGTGTTCCTCCGAAATGGTACGATGCATATAGAGAATTTACCGGTGACATACTGACTAATGCAATAAACCAAACAACATTCAGGGACGCTGTGTCATTTCAGAATGACAAAATAAGGATAAGTCCAGAGTTGTTCCGCAAGTTTTACGAAAATGCTACAGATTTTACCATTGAAATGGTAGAGAAGACTTTAGCGAAGCAGTCAGCATTAGGAATCGGCGTTGTGTTTATAGCAGGTGATCATGTAGACCACGTGTTTGTAAAAACATTGAAGGAAAGATATCCGGCtcataaaattattgtttccAAGAATCCAGAACTTGTTGTTCTGAAAGGAGCAGTTTTAAATGAGATCATGGAATAA
- the LOC134697738 gene encoding uncharacterized protein LOC134697738: MSIPPVWCSSTLDMLITNKDTPKHDVLTIIGDFNAKVGSTNIGSEEVMGKHGLGEINNNGERLLEMCTMNNLVIGGTIFEHKNIHKATWVSPNGKVKNQIGHILINKKWRSSLLDVKVKRGADVYSDHHLVIGKIRLKFRKNKCKTPSKIIDFGKLKPEIQQNFNIELKNRFEVLQLEENEIDINSKWQHMSEIYLKTSEDILGYKNKERKEWISEKTWALIIERKLLKSKTNQATREQQERTKDLYNSKEKEVKKNAKADKKAYIDKIAEEAENASKLEI, encoded by the exons atgtcGATACCTCCTGTGTGGTGTTCGTCAACACTAGATATGTTAATTACCAACAAAG ATACACCAAAGCATGATGTACTTACCATCATTGGAGATTTTAATGCAAAAGTAGGTTCAACTAACATAGGTTCAGAAGAAGTGATGGGAAAACATGGGCTTggagaaattaacaacaatggTGAAAGATTATTAGAGATGTGTACTATGAACAATCTGGTAATTGGGGGAACAATCtttgaacataaaaacatacataaaGCCACATGGGTGTCTCCAAATGGGAAAGTGAAAAACCAGATCGGTCACATACTGATTAATAAGAAATGGAGGTCATCATTATTAGATGTAAAAGTGAAGAGAGGTGCAGATGTATACAGCGACCATCACCTAGTAATTGGAAAGATCAGactaaaatttagaaaaaataaatgcaaaacacCAAGCAAGATCATAGACTTTggaaaacttaaacctgaaataCAACAAAACTTCAATATAGAACTGAAGAACAGATTCGAGGTCTTACAACTTGAAGAAAATGAGATTGACATAAACTCTAAATGGCAACATATGagtgaaatttatttaaaaacaagtgAGGACATCTTGggttacaaaaataaagaaagaaaggaATGGATATCTGAAAAAACCTGGGCTCTAATTATAGAAAGAAaactgttaaaatcaaaaaccaaCCAAGCAACAAGAGAACAACAAGAGAGAACGAAAGATCTATATAATAGTAAGGAAAAGGAAGTGAAAAAGAATGCTAAGGcagacaaaaaggcatacatagATAAGATTGCAGAAGAGGCTGAAAATGCATCTAAGTTGGAGATATAA